From a single Oreochromis niloticus isolate F11D_XX linkage group LG3, O_niloticus_UMD_NMBU, whole genome shotgun sequence genomic region:
- the LOC100706688 gene encoding endoplasmic reticulum chaperone BiP-like produces MKLLWFVILLVCPVFGAADDDKEENIWTVIGIDLGTTYSSVGVFKNGRVEIIPNDQGSRITPSYVAFTSEGERLIGDTAKNQLTSNPENTIFDAKRLIGRTWGDWSVQEDIKYLPFKVTEKKSKPHIQVDIGGGQMKTFAPEEVCAMVLTKMKETAEAYLGKKVTHAVVTVPTYFNDAQRLATKDAGTIAGLNVIEVINEATAAGIAYGLDKKDGVKNILVFDLGGGSFDVSLLTIDNGVFEVVATNGDTHLGGEDFDQRVMEHFIKLYKNKTGKDVSKNNRAVQKLRREVEKAKRALSAQHQTHIEIEYFFNGEDFSETLTRAKFEELNMDLFRSTLKPVQKVLEDADLKKSDIDEIVLVGGSTRIPKIQQLVKEFFNGKEPCRGINPDEAVAYGAAVQAGVLSGEDTGDVVLLDVCPMTLGIETVGGVMTKLIPRNSWVLTKKARIFTTVSDNQDTVTINVYEGEHPLTKDNHFLGTFDLTGIPPAPRGVPQIEVTFEININGILRVTAEDKATGNKNKIITNQNWLMPEDIKRMVNDAKRFAEEDKKLKDRINAHNELEGYAYSLKNQIESIEKAVEEKIEWLDSHQDADLDDFRAKKKELEEVVQSTISKTCGSAGGPPAVGSKQNEKDEL; encoded by the exons atgaaGCTGTTGTGGTTTGTCATACTGTTAGTCTGCCCTGTTTTTGGTGCCGCCGATGATGACAAAGAGGAGAACATTTGGACTGTGATTGGGATTGATCTGGGGACCACATACTCAAG TGTTGGAGTGTTCAAGAATGGGCGCGTGGAGATTATTCCAAATGACCAGGGAAGCAGAATCACCCCCTCCTACGTGGCCTTCACCAGTGAAGGTGAACGTCTGATTGGTGATACTGCCAAGAATCAGCTGACCTCTAACCCTGAGAACACCATTTTTGATGCAAAGAGGCTGATTGGTCGGACATGGGGTGACTGGTCTGTGCAGGAGGACATCAAATACCTGCCCTTCAAG GTTACTGAGAAGAAGAGCAAGCCACATATCCAGGTTGACATTGGTGGTGGCCAGATGAAGACCTTTGCTCCTGAGGAGGTCTGTGCGATGGTGCTGACTAAGATGAAGGAGACTGCTGAGGCTTACCTGGGCAAGAAG GTCACACATGCTGTGGTCACTGTCCCAACCTACTTCAATGATGCCCAGCGCCTGGCCACTAAGGATGCTGGTACCATTGCTGGTCTGAATGTTATAGAAGTCATCAATGAGGC AACTGCTGCTGGTATTGCTTATGGCCTGGACAAGAAGGATGGAGTGAAGAACATTCTTGTCTTTGATCTGGGCGGTGGCAGCTTTGATGTTTCTCTTCTGACCATTGACAATGGTGTGTTCGAAGTGGTAGCCACCAATGGTGACACTCATCTGGGAGGTGAGGACTTTGACCAGCGTGTCATGGAGcacttcatcaagctgtacaaGAATAAGACTGGCAAAgatgtgagcaaaaacaaccgTGCTGTGCAGAAGCTGCGTCGGGAGGTTGAGAAGGCAAAGAGGGCGCTGTCTGCCCAGCACCAAACCCACATTGAGATCGAGTACTTCTTTAACGGAGAAGACTTCTCTGAGACCCTGACTCGTGCCAAGTTTGAGGAGCTGAACATG GACCTGTTCCGGTCCACCCTGAAGCCTGTACAGAAAGTGCTGGAAGATGCTGACCTAAAGAAATCTGACATTGATGAGATTGTCCTGGTTGGAGGCTCCACTCGTATCCCCAAAATCCAGCAGCTGGTGAAGGAGTTCTTCAATGGCAAAGAGCCATGTAGAGGCATCAACCCTGATGAGGCTGTGGCATATGGAGCTGCTGTGCAGGCTGGTGTGCTTTCTGGAGAGGACACTG GTGATGTGGTTCTTCTGGATGTGTGCCCCATGACCCTTGGTATTGAGACTGTTGGAGGAGTAATGACCAAGCTGATCCCCAGGAACAGTTGGGTGCTCACCAAAAAAGCACGGATCTTTACTACAGTGTCTGATAACCAGGATACTGTCACGATCAATGTCTATGAAG gtgAGCATCCTTTGACCAAAGACAACCATTTCCTGGGTACCTTTGACCTGACTGGCATCCCCCCTGCTCCTCGTGGTGTGCCGCAGATTGAAGTCACCTTTGAGATTAATATCAATGGCATTTTGCGTGTCACTGCTGAGGACAAGGCCACAGGCAACAAGAACAAGATCATAACTAACCAGAACTGGCTAATGCCTGAGGATATCAAACGCATGGTGAACGACGCCAAGCGCTTTGCTGAGGAAGACAAGAAGCTGAAGGACAGGATCAATGCTCACAATGAGCTGGAGGGCTACGCTTACTCCCTGAAGAACCAGATTGAATCCATTGAGAAGGCAGTGGAGGAGAAGATTGAGTGGTTGGACTCCCACCAAGATGCTGACCTAGACGACTTTAGAGCCAAGAAGAAGGAACTTGAGGAGGTGGTTCAGTCCACTATCAGTAAGACCTGTGGTAGTGCAGGTGGTCCACCAGCAGTTGGCAGTAAGCAAAATGAGAAGGATGAGTTGTAG
- the LOC100706959 gene encoding endoplasmic reticulum chaperone BiP-like, which produces MKLLWFGMLLVCTVFGAADYKRITGKTVIGIDLGTTYSCVGVFKNGRVEIIPNDQGSRITPSYVAFTSEGERLIGDAAKNQLTSNPENTIFDAKRLIGRTWGDWSVQEDIKYLPFKVTEKKRKPHIQVDIGGGQVKTFVPEEVSAMVLTKMKETAEAYLGEKVTHAVVTVPTYFNDAQRLATKDAGTIAGLNVIEVINFRTAAGIAYGLDKKDGVKNILVFDLGGGSFDVSLLKIDDGVFEVVATNGDTHLGGEDFDQRIMEHFIELYKKKTGKDVRKDNRAVQKLRREVEKAKRALSAQHQVHIEIENFFKGQDFSETLTRAKFEELNMDLFRSTLKPVQKVLEDAELKKSDIDEIVLVGGSTRIPKIQQLVKEFFNGKEPCRGINPDEAVAYGTAVQAGVLSGEDTGDVVLLDVCPMTLGIETVGGVMTKLIPRNTVVPIKKAQMFTTPSDNQPIVTIKVCEGEHPLTKDNHFLGTFDLTGIPLAPREVPQIVVTFEININGILCVTAEDKATGNKNEIITDQNWLTPEDIKRMVNDGEHFAEEDKKLKDRINAHNELEGYAYSLKNQIESIEKAVEEKIEWLESHQDADLDDFRAKKKELEEVVQSTISKTCGSAGGPPAEGSKQNEKDEL; this is translated from the exons ATGAAGCTATTGTGGTTTGGGATGCTGTTAGTCTGCACAGTCTTTGGTGCCGCCGATTACAAAAGGATAACTGGGAAGACTGTGATTGGGATTGATCTGGGGACCACATACTCATG TGTTGGAGTGTTCAAGAATGGGCGTGTAGAGATTATTCCAAATGACCAGGGAAGCCGAATCACCCCCTCCTACGTGGCCTTCACCAGTGAAGGTGAACGTCTGATTGGTGATGCTGCCAAGAATCAGCTGACCTCTAACCCTGAGAACACCATTTTTGATGCAAAGAGGCTGATTGGTCGGACATGGGGTGACTGGTCTGTGCAGGAGGACATCAAGTACCTGCCCTTCAAG GTTActgagaagaagaggaagccaCATATCCAGGTTGACATTGGTGGTGGCCAGGTTAAGACCTTTGTTCCTGAGGAGGTCTCTGCTATGGTGCTGACTAAGATGAAGGAGACTGCTGAGGCTTACCTTGGCGAGAAG GTCACACATGCTGTGGTCACTGTCCCCACATATTTCAATGATGCCCAGCGCCTGGCCACTAAGGATGCTGGTACCATTGCTGGTCTGAATGTTATAGAAGTCATCAA CTTTAGAACTGCTGCTGGTATTGCTTATGGCCTGGACAAGAAGGATGGAGTGAAGAACATTCTTGTCTTCGATCTGGGTGGTGGCAGCTTTGATGTTTCTCTTCTGAAAATTGACGATGGTGTGTTCGAAGTGGTGGCCACCAATGGTGACACTCATCTGGGAGGTGAGGACTTTGACCAGCGTATCATGGAGCACTTCATCGAGCTGTACAAGAAGAAGACTGGCAAAGATGTGCGCAAAGACAACCGTGCTGTGCAGAAGCTGCGTCGCGAGGTCGAGAAGGCCAAAAGGGCACTGTCTGCCCAGCACCAAGTCCACATTGAGATCGAGAACTTCTTTAAAGGACAAGACTTCTCTGAGACCCTAACTCGTGCCAAGTTTGAGGAGCTGAACATG GACCTATTCCGGTCCACCCTGAAGCCTGTACAGAAAGTGCTGGAAGATGCTGAATTGAAGAAGTCTGACATTGATGAGATTGTCCTGGTTGGAGGCTCCACTCGTATCCCCAAAATCCAGCAGCTGGTGAAGGAGTTCTTCAATGGCAAAGAGCCATGTAGAGGCATTAACCCTGATGAGGCTGTGGCATACGGAACTGCTGTGCAGGCTGGTGTGCTTTCAGGAGAGGACACTG GTGATGTGGTTCTTCTGGATGTGTGCCCCATGACCCTTGGTATTGAGACTGTTGGAGGAGTAATGACCAAGCTGATCCCCAGGAATACAGTGGTGCCTATCAAAAAAGCCCAGATGTTTACTACACCCTCTGATAACCAGCCTATTGTCACCATCAAAGTCTGTGAAG gtgAGCATCCTTTGACCAAAGACAACCATTTCCTGGGTACCTTTGACCTGACTGGCATCCCCCTTGCTCCTCGTGAAGTACCGCAGATTGTAGTCACCTTTGAGATTAATATCAATGGCATTTTATGTGTCACTGCTGAGGACAAGGCCACAGGCAACAAGAACGAGATCATAACTGACCAGAACTGGCTAACACCTGAGGACATCAAACGCATGGTGAACGACGGCGAGCACTTTGCTGAAGAAGACAAGAAGCTGAAGGACAGGATCAATGCTCACAATGAGCTGGAGGGCTACGCATACTCCCTGAAGAACCAGATTGAATCCATTGAGAAGGCAGTGGAGGAGAAGATTGAGTGGTTGGAGTCCCACCAAGATGCTGACCTAGACGACTTTAGAGCCAAGAAGAAGGAACTTGAGGAGGTGGTTCAGTCCACTATCAGTAAGACCTGTGGTAGTGCAGGTGGTCCACCGGCAGAGGGCAGTAAGCAAAATGAGAAGGATGAGTTGTAG